From a region of the Mercurialis annua linkage group LG1-X, ddMerAnnu1.2, whole genome shotgun sequence genome:
- the LOC126664106 gene encoding uncharacterized protein LOC126664106, which yields MNFNMHNMEKTTTELHGMLQTAEKNIKNEIKDVLMVNKGKGMKRSGKGKGKAFKKSKPKSKPKTKDEPKAKPPKEGTCFFCKEPGHWKRNCKKYLDDLKKNKGSETTTSGSQKE from the exons atgaacttcaatatgcataatatggagaagaccaccacagagttgcatgggatgcttcaaactgctgaaaagaacatcaagaatgagattaaggatgttcttatggtcaacaagggaaagggtatgaaaaggtctggtaagggcaagggaaaggctttcaagaagtctaaacccaagtccaagcccaagaccaaggatgaacccaaagcaaaaccgccaaaggaaggaacttgctttttctgcaaggaacctggacattggaaaaggaattgcaagaaatatctggatgatctgaagaagaacaagggtagtgagactaccacttcag ggtctcaaaaggagtag